The following DNA comes from Solanum stenotomum isolate F172 chromosome 11, ASM1918654v1, whole genome shotgun sequence.
TTAGTCCAATAAACTACATATTGAGAATTTGGcttaataaacatataaaatttgatatacaaaacggtggtctttaattttttaattctcattaaatgaaaatttttgggtCAAAATGTCCTCAATTATTTAACATAAGTTAAGTAATATTTAATAAGCAAGGTATACGTTAGAGAATTTTGGTCTTGCCCGACAAAAGTTTAGGAGAACTAAGAAGCATAACTTTTGTAAGTTCTCAAATTAAACTGATGCCTTGCGAATATTTTTGCCTAGTAGGGCAGAACTTATGTCTTACGATATATATATTGTCAAGGATATTTTCAAtcattttatgttatttaatacgtttatggataaaaattaaataccaCTCCAAAATACGGACATTCGTGAAAATAGTATATCGGGTCCCACACTTTTTAGGGTGTAATATTAGAAGTCAAGATTAATTggagaaataataatttattgtaTACTGTGTAGTTGAGCCAGCAAAGACACTCATTCATGTGTTGTCTTTCGTCATTAGATAagacaatatatttaaaaaataaatttaattatttatttaattaaataaaacttaaaagtataattaaattcagaataaatttatttcttgaatttgatattattttattatatttttaaaaaaatgtgataAATTAATAGGAGTATTATAATTTTGAGATAACTATGTCTGCCAATTAAAACAACCGTAATTAGTTGTATTTTAGTCGACAAACATTATATTAGTAGATAGCTTTCTTTGACCAAATATTGGAAAACTAGTACAACTAGTAAGACAATCCATACCTAAATATTTTATGTTCATCCATAATTTCCAAACACAACAAATCGAATAATACAGCAAATCTTTTTCCTACTCTTTTTCAATAATATGCCACAAATGGAGAAAGGGAAACTTAatgttaaattaaaataaatttgtatcACCAAGAATTGTAGTCGGATGACATTTTCCTTAACTAGATCTCTCTGAATAGGGTAcataaaaattcattaaaaagtCTTATGTAATGCGAATTTGATTCAATCGGAGCCCAAAATGAATACTGAATGAAAACAAAAAGACTTGCTATACTTCACTTTATATTATGTCCAATTAAGCTAAGTTTGGATTGAGTTGTTTTACTATTTTGTGTATAGAAAAAACGTTCTGTAactaatttgtttttatattatcCTTAAAAAGTAGTTACTATATAGTATATACGTATATCTTATAATTATAAAAGCTACATTTGTTGAATGTGATAAAAAGAAAGACTTTAAACTCTAATTAATTGTATGATAAAAAGTGTCATAATTCTTATCTTATTTCTATTCCCGTCAATCAAGCAAATAGCAAATTTAGAAAAAGTCTTGGTTCAATTTCCCCATAAAATGCCCATCAAAAAGATTATTCTGTCGCCAGACGCACATCAAATATCACGcaatatgaattatttttttaatcgttGAATTCTATCTTCAACTAAAAGCCttcatcaatattatttatgaactttttAATGTTATCATCAatcaagaaattttttaaatttgattccCTTTCAGAGtacattaaaagtaaaaaaagaaatcaagcaagaaaaaaataacaaaagacaaaaagagaagatatcaaacacacacattttctctataaaaataaaataaatttatattcacAAAATATCAACATGGAATACAAAAAAAGACATCAAATCAAATGATTCTTCTTATCTTTTTTGTACTATTACACGTGCAAATAATACCAACCTAAAAGTACAAATAATTCACTAAATTACAAAATATTCACCTAACTCATTGCctaattaacaattttaaattttcttgaattattgccacctaataaaattattaaaattccaCGTCATCAATGAACAACAACCCTATTGGTCCGTTTCCCCGTTGACCGGATCAATTTTGACCAAAacccttctttcttcttctttccatTAATTCCAACTCTACCCCCTCTTGCAACAAAAGCTATTGACCTACTCTTCTTCAACCCCCCTCCTCCTCCGCCGTTGGCGGCCGCTAGTGTTACGAACGAATAATGGCCGCCAGCAACGTCGGACGTGATCCGACGATGTCCAATTGCGGCCCGTGGAGAGGCGCAATTGGATGAGGAAGCGGAGGAGGATATAGAAGAAGGAATTGATGAAATTTTAGCAATTGTAGTTGTACGATTGATCTTTGATAGCTTTTCTCTTAAACAACATGAACATACTCCTGGTTGTTGTTTGTGTTGTGGATGCTTCTTGCAGATAACTATTGGCTCCGAAAATGccatatatgatgatatgatgatgatcGAGAAGAGAAAATCTTGAAACAAACTTTAATTTCTCTATGTAAATTTGTACCTTTGTTTTTGGTCACGTAGATGAGTTTTGAACTTATGtaagaaaatatgaagaaaaggGTTAATATATATAGTGAGAAGATGTGTGGGGGTACGGGGTGTTAGGTAGGGTGGTTTTGAGGGGTGGGTGGGTGTTTATAGAAGGAAAGTGTGTGGAGGATGCATGGGTGAATTTTGGCCTCGTGTGAAATTGGAAATTGTGTATAATTTTTGGGGAATTAATTAAGAAACGTATAGCGACCGTGTGGGACACGAACCGACTTTATTTTTCCCCATTATATAcgtgtatgttgtgtgtcatATACTCGGTTCGTTTTATTTTGCTTGacttatatattaaattattaatatataaatatttcattttatttgtcaattttaacaaataaaaggTTTGGTAAGTTAGTGTGGTAAAATAACTACATTAAATAATACTTCATACGTCCAACAATACTTATTCACTATTGACTTTACagagtaattttactatattatcctttgaatataataaatacaatgtcttgaaaaatgtaatagagaatAACTATAAataatgataagggtaaattagaaactaagtataaaattattcattgatttcataaaatagACAAGTATTGTTTTGTTTGACGTTCTAAAATAgtaaagtggacaactattaATGGACGGAAGGAGTAGTAGTCAAATAGTTTAGAGTTTTAACACATCAATAGTAAGGTTACTTTGGTAAAATAATCGTTAattaaaacctttttaaaaaagtatgtCCGGTCAATATCaagtaatatgaaatggagggagtaaatatttatgttaattaatttaatggTTTATGAAAGTTTAATGATGTTTTAAACACATAATAAATCGtaattactcattttttatgcagtatatatttttcctttttctagtCATACTATCAGTTACTCTACTAATTACTAATCACACGTGGAATTTGTATTTAACCTATAATAATTAAGCAATTCatatattcaaattaattttaacttttgaattcATGAATTGTATAAGCAATTTAACTAAAAGTTTATggtatgtattttatttatttaattatgtctCTAACACGCCACTCGCATGCGAGTCTGCTTCTCTTTTTATGGATCGGGTAAATAACTAAATGGTATTGGTATAAACTTTAATTCAAGACTTGTTTATTATGGTATCATGTGAATTATATAACTATTTCAtcgaaattttaatttatttaaaagaataattttttaatttactcaactttattttatcttttaacacaAGTGGCTTTAGTATATTATCCAGGACCTCATGATGTAGTGTTAAACCAAAATTAGGTAGCaacttaataatataaaatagtgCTAATTACTAATTATTCCCATATGAAATACGTgtgatttttactttttaagtgtttttttctCACACACAATTATTGAAAAAGATGCTGATGcgttatctttttttaaattattatatatctaaatattttGTCGACAAATTACTGagatgaattataatattttgtaatgACGTACTATAATTTTTCCCTAAGTAGTCAAATTATATGTAATTAAACACCTACCTAGAAcatgactcttttttttttttttgaattattattatttatttttctttaggtCAAAAAAGATTGCCATATTGTTCGTGCGTGTGATGTAATACACacggaaaataataataataataacaataattaaaagttGGAAAATGAAAGAGGGTTACGTGCAATTAATTAAGTAggccattttttttaatatttggtcaAAGTATAGTCTTTAACGTTACTTTTGCGGCACAGATTATTAAGTCAAAATTTCACGTTAAGAAAATACCAATCCTGATGTCGCATGCACACGAGGGGTTCAACTCGAATTTATATATCGTtagtgtaaataattttttaaattattaaattatttaaaatatatttataagtaTGTGATTTAAAATCTTATAAAGTTgttaaaatttcattaaaaatggGTATGGTTTTTTTGGTTCgataaaaacatgaaatgtGACATtttaaagctgaaattaaagTTTTAACGAGTGGTAGGTGAATAAACTAATTTTAATCGGGAAAGGATATATACCGTTAGTTTTAGTGGATGATGGACAAATACAAGTCTAAAATATGATTGTAGAGGTATATTTGTTTAAAAGGTATAATGAaagataaatatgatttattttcgATATATAATCAAGTGGaaatatgaccctttttcataattattattgatATATAATAAGAAATAAGAAGACAATAGTTCATTGCTGTAATGAAGCTTTTACAACTGTATGTAGTTGGCTGGAGATATAATTAGTCAATTCtttcaattcaatataaacgtcattttagtcaaattaaTTTGTTGAATATCCATAAAAGTGTTGCTtaggaaattttagaaaattaaagacagtatttttttttttattattatcatattatttgttattgttagTGTTCATTTCTATATTATCCTTAATTctactatattttcttttcattcatgtggtatatatatttacttgAGCATGGTTGGTCCGGAACAATGTCTTTACACTTACAAGATAGGTAAGATTGTGTATACACCATTCTTTCTAGATCTCACTTGTGGAATTTTactgaatatgttatttttgCTTCTGCTATCCTTCtactatattttcttttgataCCTGTTACGTTATGAAATTAATACTTTACTTGAGCCGATCGAAGGTCTATTGGAGACAACATCTCTATCTGGTATGAAACTTTGTACACACCACTAACCTTAATTAGATCCCAATTATGAGATTTTACTAAGTATGTTAATTGTTACTGcttattcttttttcaattctaCTTATTCTCCgataaatgattaaaaaaatcttaaaagagagagaaaatagtttgagtaaataaataaagagtaattcaataataaataaataaattttataataaatttataatcaaattaaCGTTCTTAATGACTTAGCTTGTTCAATTTGCATTGTGTGCAGGAATTCACCTTTAATTTATAAACCTATTTAACGATAAATTAACAATAAACtctttaaaaatcatatattagTTACGTACTATCGATAAATTTCATAACTCTTTTTTGTGTGCATTGGAAAATAAACACATTGAGACAACATAGACTCAACCAATAGCGCCGGAGCCTTATGTCAAGAGGTGCCAAATGACATCCTTTTATCgaaaaattatcttattttttttataacgtctacttttttataaatattataacacTTTACATTATAAAATTTCTGATTCTGTTACTGACCGGAGAGATTGAAAAATAGCCTTACGTGGAAGCTGTTGTATGTTGTCAATAGAGTACGAGACATCCTACTCATTACATAGTTtacttataatttttcttttttctatattcTTTATAATATAATGATGCACGTGAATTTGTCTGATGAACAAACGACCAAAGATTTATAAAATCTCAAATGATTCCTTTGCTATGTTATGAGTTTATATAAAAATGTTGTAATTATAAGCTTTCGATACAATTAATATACTGTAATTTGtatctgttttattttttaaattattattttttcttaataggaTGAACAAGTACTACGATAGTACAATTAATTATGGTAGgaatacatatttaaaattttgaattcgccTCTAGCTCAAGTCATAGTCATGATTGGATATAATATTTACTCGacataatttgattaaaaaaataaagttttgacCCTTGTTATGCCGATGATAAGCGTTTGACCATAATAAATGGTATATAAAGCCAAGATCGATCATAAAATTGATTATCAAAATTCATGTGACAGGTGTCATGCGGGAAGGGGATTATTGGGCAACACCAAGATTCTATCTATATCAAGGCAGAGTTGGGAATGACTTGTATTCGAGTCATGAACTCATGATTGAATATAACATCTTTTGATAGACTTgttatttaagaaataaaattacattGATATTATCAGTTATAACTTTGTCACGATGTGCTTGATCTTAATTATACTTCTATTAGCATTTTCTATATTACACTAATATTATCAGTCATAACTTTTGACACGACGTGCTTGATCTTAATTATATTTCGATTAGCATTTTGTTTAAGgaaatattaatatatagttCCCATGCGcatttgctctttctttgtttgttGTGTGGTAGACAATATATAGACCACATACTTCCCAAgaactaaaaaagaaattagtaTCGTTTCTAGAAATTAATTTATCACTCTTATTCTTAGGTAATTTTAggtatgttttaattttttttgtttatatttttgtataaatgtaTCAAATATTTAATGTGGTCAAAGGAGaacatggtgtaattacaaaatgcatgaatgtgttgTATTTTATTGTACATTCATGCATGTAATATTAATTGATTAGATCcatcaaatattaaattatttactaATTAGGTTCACAATAATACGATGCATATACCCTTTAATTCtttaaatacaataataataattaataatataatcaatataattttaCGAGTGAATCCGAAAAAATTAACGTGTACGCATATTTTATGTTTAtcttaatcaaataaaaatattgtttcgATAGACTTCcatctcaaataaaaataattatctatatatGATGATATGTGAGTGGagaatattgatattttatagtaagtatatatataacaattttCCACCATCAACGGCGAAAATGGAACAATCTTGATTAAATGGTTTAATTAGAGgaccatttaaaaaaagaaaagataacaCGTGTTCATTATGGAAGTTTTATTCCATTTACATAAAAGACTTGCAAAAATATGTGCATGCAAGTAactggaaaaataaaaaaatgttaagtATACTTGTAAGTTGAAAAGAAagtttaaaaaaagttaatagtataacttaaatttaaagaaagtttCCATCGTTGTTATAATGAAATATTGTTATAGAGCAATCTCGAGGAATTAGTTAAAGTGCACAAAATTCGATCTTAGTCTTAGTACAAAGTTACCTGATACTTGTTATTGATGAAaagtgacaaaaaataaaattttgacataaaatatataacatGACCACGACACTAGATTAAATCTTCTTAAATAGTCAAATGTATTGTTGAAGGCATGTTCTAATAACTAATTGTAATTGAGGGGAACATGTCTCATGCGTTGAATATAACAAggaaatatgaagaaattaatttgtTGTGATTCTATGTATCATATCTTAGAAAATATACGTATATATATTGTGGATAACATttcttattatataattaaaatgataCCAATATAAATTTTGTCTTTATCAAAAATTATAACTTGAGTTTTGCCCCAATATATGCAGCTTTTGTGTTggatatattataataatttaataagcaaaaaattaattttacgtTCATAAAATAGAGAtcttaaaaagaaaaggaaaaaataggaTAATATTGCGatggtaaaattaaattaatctcTACACACTCAAAAGAAAGTGTCTTTTTTGATGCTTTCAAATAAATGGTGTGGtaggaagaaaatatttttatatttggtttgtcaattttttttgaaaaatatattcggaaaaattgattttgttgttcATTAATGGACTTTTTAAGAGATCTTACTTTTACGTATAATAGATCTAAAAAAataccattttttaaaatttaatttctaaatGACTAAGATATTATCTCATATAAGTGTTACATGAGTGATATTTCACGTTGATTGTATCCTcctaccccacccccaacagaCCTCAACTTCACCTCTATCCCAACCACCCCACCATCCACACCTTCACCTACCATAATATTTATCTAGAcgatatacaattttttttaaagaatatatgtGTTTTAACCAAAAATCATATGATGAATATACATGGGCCAAATATAAGTATATAGTTTGTGGgcttattattaattttgtccAAGTTGGATAGCCAATGGTCCAATTTTGCAAAGCAGTCCAATTGCCATTTCGGTTCCAACTTAAACTACAAATGACATGATAGATTGCTTTTccgcaaaatttcaaatttaacaaGTTTTATTTTACGCGCAATATTCTAACTTATAGTTTTGAACGTTTGCTCATTGGATAGtcaatataaaaaattcaaaatcattcatttttcaaaaacatcacGTGTAATTTCCTAGTATACCAATGGCCGATGATAGGCCACTTCATAGAAATATAAATGCATAACACGTAAACAAACATTTAAATTTGATcttaattgataaataaatattttaactttgaaaatacatGTTCAGACGCCTCAATTCAGTTTCACCTAACAACTAAATAGTCCAACCCGTGATCCGTCTTGTCTATATCTTGTGGACACCCAATTATAATGATGTTTAAATACCAACATgagttgtggtgcactggtgaaagtgtttcacccttaaccagaggtctcaggttcgagccctgggtatggagaaaatcatgttggaAGCGCCACCccccgaatgggccctgcagtGCGCAATCCGAATTTACTCGGAGCTTCAATATGAGCTTCAAACACGAagtaaaaaaccaaaaaaaaaatgatatttaaataataacaaGTTAATGTGTTTACATGTACATACTCAAAGTTGGTtacaaaacaaatacaaaagTTTAGCGCCTCTTTCTCCTTCATCCGTTGCCTTCAAACCCAAGCTGCCAGTCCATGTAGCGACACAGAGTTTTAAGCTTTCAAGCCAAAATCGAAAAATGAGGAATGCCCAAATACCCAAATTCAAATCATTGATCTCGTTAAAAGAAACAGAAGCAAATTCCCTTTTATGGCCGCCAAAATTTTCTTCACTGTCATCATCTTTGCAACAATATATCAATTCAGACACTCCTATTTTTGGACAAAAGATTCATTCATACATTTTGAAAACTGGGTATCAACCCAATACCAATATACGTATCAAATTGTTAGTACTTTACTTGAAAAGTTCTTGTCTTTTTTATGGCCGCCaagtgtttgatgaaatgcGTCAACCAACTCTCTCTGCTTATAATTACATGATTTCTGGGTATGTGAAACATGGGTTTGTCTTAGAATGTTTTAATATGGTTAGAAAGTTGTGTCTTTGTGGTGAAACTCCAGATAAGTTTACACTATCAATGATTTTGAAGGGGTCTACTATTAGCTATGTAGAGTCGTATTCTCTGGGTATTGGAAAGCAGGTTCATGCCCAGGTGATTAAATGTGATGTTGAGGGTGATGATGTGCTTTATACTGGGTTAGTTGATTCGTATGTGAAGAGTGGGAGGGTGGATTATGCGAGGAGAGTGTTTGATTTGATGTTGGAAAGGAGTGTTGTTTGCTCGACGTCGTTGATAACAGGGTATATGAATCAGGGTTACATTGAGGATGCTGAAGATGTGTTTAGTAAAACAATGGAGAAAGATGTTGTGGCGTTCAATGCGATGATTGAAGGTTATAGTAAACAGATTGAAAATGCTAAGAAGGCGATTGAGGTTTATATTGACATGCAACGTTTCGGTTTTAGGCCTAATATTTCTACTTTTGCAAGTATAATTGGGGCTTGTTCTGCTCTAGCAGCATCTGAAATTGGTCAACAGGTTCAAGGACAGCTGATGAAGACTGAGTTAATTGAGCACGTTAAAACTGCAAGTGCTTTAATTGACATGTATTCTAAGTGTGGATTGGTTGAGGATGCAAGAAGAGTCTTTGACCACATGCATGAGAAGAATGTCTTCTCTTGGACTTCCATGATTGATGGATACGGGAAAAACGGGTATTCCGATGAGGCACTTGAACTATTTAGTATAATGCAAGAAGATTATCACATTGTTCCAAATTATGTTACATTTCTAAGTGCTCTCTCAGCTTGTGCGCATTCCGGACTAGTTGTTAAAGGAAGAGAGATTTTTGAAAGTATGGAGAGAGATTACTATATGAAGCCAAGGATGGAGCATTATGCTTGCATGGTTGATCTCTTTGGACGCTCAGGGAGCTTAAATCAGGCATTAGAGTTTGTAATTAATATGACTGAAAGTCCAGATTCTGATGTTTGGGCAGCTTTACTCAGTTCTTGTAGAGTGCATGGAGATGTGGAATTGGCAAATTTAGCTGCCAATGAGCTTTTCAAGCTAAGTAGTGGTAGTCGTCCAGGGGCATATGTTGCACTATCTAATGCTCTTGCAGATGCTGGTAGATGGGATGGTGTGAGTGAACTTAGGGAGATTATGAAGATTAGAGGAATATCAAAGGGCACAGGCTTCAGTTGGGTTGGCAGTGATGGTAGTTTGAAAGCTTTTTTTGCTGGACAACAGACATAACTAAAGGTAATAGTAGCAAgttttcactcttttttttaattttttttacgaGAAAGAGTTTTCACTCAGTTAATCTgataacttgtttttttttaatatacagTTTAAGATCTCCAGAGCCTGGTAGTAAAGAAAGGCATCATTGCCAATCTGAAGCGACTTAACCATGCCTGAACAGGAAGATAGAAAATTGACACGTCACTAGTTGAAGTTACACAAATGGAATATATACCTCCTCAGCTGCATGGTTTGGCTTTCTTCACCCTTGTACAAGGATTCAAGTTCATATACTTGAGTTTGTTTCTATCTCCTTCAAGGATTCAATCCTTTTATTGTTCCTATCTTTCAAATTCAAGTCTCCCGCTATCCACACTCGTGTCAGGGGTGAAgagaaataatttattcataGTCAAATCATACTAGCAGAGTCTGCTAGTGAGAGAGGATTCCACTTTCCCGCATTTATCGATCAGGATCCTCAAGGCACCAAGAAGGTATGTTTCTTTGCATGGTTGGCAGCTAGGGACGAGATATTGACAATGGATGAGCTAATGCAGCATGTTTGTTGTGGATGTTCCTGATTTTGTTTGGGTGTACAATGTGTAATGCTGTGCACAATGGAAGAAGTGTTGCATTACTAGTCCTTCAGAAtgaggaagagaagaaataGGGCATGGATGTTGATCTGCTAGCTTTATTGTGGGTAACATGGAGGGAGAATAATACGAGAGCATTTAAAGGGGGTTGAAATAGATATCTGTTTCTAGTTTTCTTTTGGTGCAGCAACAACGTCCCCTGTGTGTATAGATGATTGATATCCTTTGTAGAGAATCATATTTTTGTGTAGGTTCTCTACGTTTTACTATACAACTTCTATACGGGGTTTCTCCCCACACATTAATAAATTTGTTTACCTTATTGAAAATAAAGTTGTATTTGAGATACTATTTGGTACAGGTTGGACAATCAGTATTGTCATGTGCGAGAAGTGATTGTTAGATGAAACTGGGCAATAGTGAGACTACTGGAAACTCAATCAGTCAGTTATACCAAAACAAAGGCAGACACTCAACTGTTGGAGTGCCTGACCAAGTCGAATGTGTTTTTATTTGTCTAAGTTTTTTCCATTCTCTTGAGCTTTACAATCAATAGCAGGTTGACATTTCTGTACAGTGTATGCAACAAAGCTGACCTTGTGGCTCCATAACATTCCAAGCATGTAGTTCTTCGCATTGCATGGAGCTCAAGTCCGCCTCCATAGACCTCCTAATTCATTATTGACTAAGGCCTAACAAGCAGACACTCTATCTATTGATTTCCAAAGTGAAGCTTTTAAAAGTGACTTGATTTCTTGGGAATTGCAAGTTTTACCATCAGTCTTAAGCATAACCTAGAACAAAAAGGAGATTAAATGTGTTTTCCTCGGCCCGTCTACACAGCATCAAGCGAATGCTTA
Coding sequences within:
- the LOC125845219 gene encoding uncharacterized protein LOC125845219; the encoded protein is MAFSEPIVICKKHPQHKQQPGVCSCCLREKLSKINRTTTIAKISSIPSSISSSASSSNCASPRAAIGHRRITSDVAGGHYSFVTLAAANGGGGGGLKKSRSIAFVARGGRVGINGKKKKEGFWSKLIRSTGKRTNRVVVH
- the LOC125845196 gene encoding pentatricopeptide repeat-containing protein At1g28690, mitochondrial; its protein translation is MRNAQIPKFKSLISLKETEANSLLWPPKFSSLSSSLQQYINSDTPIFGQKIHSYILKTGYQPNTNIRIKLLVLYLKSSCLFYGRQVFDEMRQPTLSAYNYMISGYVKHGFVLECFNMVRKLCLCGETPDKFTLSMILKGSTISYVESYSLGIGKQVHAQVIKCDVEGDDVLYTGLVDSYVKSGRVDYARRVFDLMLERSVVCSTSLITGYMNQGYIEDAEDVFSKTMEKDVVAFNAMIEGYSKQIENAKKAIEVYIDMQRFGFRPNISTFASIIGACSALAASEIGQQVQGQLMKTELIEHVKTASALIDMYSKCGLVEDARRVFDHMHEKNVFSWTSMIDGYGKNGYSDEALELFSIMQEDYHIVPNYVTFLSALSACAHSGLVVKGREIFESMERDYYMKPRMEHYACMVDLFGRSGSLNQALEFVINMTESPDSDVWAALLSSCRVHGDVELANLAANELFKLSSGSRPGAYVALSNALADAGRWDGVSELREIMKIRGISKGTGFSWVGSDGSLKAFFAGQQT